From the genome of Nicotiana tabacum cultivar K326 chromosome 2, ASM71507v2, whole genome shotgun sequence:
GtaatactaaataaatttctattattctctcacagatggtgagaacgcactctaatgaggttccagaccagggaagagttGCTCCCCCTGTTGTTAGAGGCCAAGGCaaaggccgagggagggctccatgcccatggtaggggacgaggacgtcccagatctgttccagttatgccaccagtgggtccagtagaggatcctatcattgaggaacagggcgaggtgcccgtggcagagccagctctggTGGATTTCACgtctgcaccgggattccaggaggtcatgggccatatgctgcggttcatggacactatgactcaggccggtttatatctggtagacccagccacatctcaggcgggcagAGGAGCACAAACCCTTATCGTACAGGCTCATGggcaggcagctgctgtatatcagacccaagatgcactacccgtgggtggagcccagccagtggcagcagctatacCTAAGCCCAGACCAGTTGCGGCCGtcgagccgcagaagctattggacagatggactagactacatccccCTGTATTTAGGGGTGAGCGACATGTGGATCCCTGGGAcgtcattgatcggtgcagggacagactacacaacatgaggatattggagtctcatggctGCTGAAGATATCAAGAAAGTGTGAGCTAGAGTTTCCTCACTTGGGTTCCTGCAACACCAACATTTAGAAGTCTGAAAATACCTCATCCTTCTCATGTAGTCATCTAATGGTAGCTTGGCCTTCCACAGTCTCCACATAAAGAAGGAGATCTTGAAAGGTAGCCCCTTCGCCCATATAAACTTGTACAAACTGCTCTTCTGCTTGTTCTTCCTTATGTACTGCCAGACAGTCTTTACTGAGAAATGGCCCTTTGATTCCAATTGCCAAAAAGGCTTATCCCTCAATTCTGGACTGTTTAGAGGTGCTATTTTCTCCATAATGCGGTCAGCAATTTCATCTGGCAGAAGCTCCCTCAATAGCTCCTCTTTCTAGTTCCCATCAATCACCACATCACCAACATTCACTATTGTTTCATCACACCAATGATCAGGACATGTAGAATGGTATAAAGCACCCAGACCACTCCAGTTATCATACCAAAATCATGCATCACCTCTCTTCATTGATCTTTTTGCAATACTTGTTCCTCATAAACTCAATCCATAATGTATCTTTCGATCTAAAATTCAACCAAAACTTAGCAAACAAAGCCTTAGACACATTATGAAGTGATCTAAACCCATCACCTTTTTAGGCAAGCATAGTGTAGCCCATGATGCCCAATGTTTAGCCCTTCCATTTCCAGGCTTGCTCCAAAAGAATCTAGCAAACATCTTATGCAATTCATCAATCACATATTTGGGTGGATTCACAACTGATAGTAAATAAATAGGAATACTCTTTAGCACATGAGCAATTAGCACAGCCCTTCCTCCAATAGATAGAACTCTGCCCTTCCATGAATGTAATCTCTCCTGAACCTTGAGTGTGATAACCTTTTAGAACTCATTCTTCGTTCTACTATAAAAAATAGGGTATCCAAGGTATGCAAAGGGGAAAGGATGCCTCTAAAATGTGGTGATCAAATGCACCGTATTGGCTTCTTCAGTAGGTGCATTTTCATACATATAGAATGATGACTTCTCCTTATTAACTTTCTGTCCAGAAGTTACTTTATAATCTTCCAACATATTCATAACCAATTGTATAGCTCCATAATGTGATGAACTAAAAATGATAGTATCATCAGCATATAAAAGATAATTGATGTTTTTACTCCACTTTGGCATCCCAAATCTAATGAAGTTTGGATCATCAAATAAAGAATCTAATGATCTCCCTAATACCTCAACTGCCAGAATAAATAAAGTAGTGGAAAGAGGATCACCTTGCTTTACACCCCTTGTTTATTTGAAGAAGCCATTAGCTTGCCCATTCAATAAGACTGAATACTAGTTATTTGATACCAATCTATAAATCATATCAATGAAGACTTCACCAAATCCCATTTGCCTCAACACCTTTGTTAAGAATATCTAGGAAACTCTATCATGATTTTGCCATATCAAGCTTGATCACAATATTTGATGGCTTACCCCTCATTCTTATATCAGCGACAATCTC
Proteins encoded in this window:
- the LOC142166440 gene encoding uncharacterized protein LOC142166440, whose amino-acid sequence is MGKETVEVFKDQFTEDKVPTDFEIIKHIPKMITQELNAKLWAEPTMEEVKNAIFGLNGDSASGLDGFTGQIYHACWEITCEDVLNMVKKLFCGAVLPKFITHTNLVLLSRKKNVATFSDMRPISLSNFSNKIISRVINERLVELLPNLEVLGRSLDSLFDDPNFIRFGMPKWSKNINYLLYADDTIIFSSSHYGAIQLVMNMLEDYKVTSGQKVNKEKSSFYMYENAPTEEANTVQERLHSWKGRVLSIGGRAVLIAHVLKSIPIYLLSVVNPPKYVIDELHKMFARFFWSKPGNGRAKHWASWATLCLPKKKEELLRELLPDEIADRIMEKIAPLNSPELRDKPFWQLESKGHFSVKTVWQYIRKNKQKSRTQVRKL